A region of the Desulfuribacillus alkaliarsenatis genome:
AAGCATTAGATGATATAGACGCGATTGCCGTAACACGTGGTCCAGGGCTGGTCGGTGCTTTGCTTGTGGGTGTTTCTGCAGCGAAGGCGATTGCCTTTGCTAAGAATAAGCCGCTAATAGGAGTTCATCATATTGCTGGACATATCTATGCTAATCAGCTTATTACTGAGGTTCAGCCTCCGTACTTGAGTTTAATCGTGTCAGGTGGACATACAGAGCTTGTGCTGGTTAAGGCAGATGGTCAATACGAGATTTTAGGTCAAACCCTTGACGACGCAGTGGGAGAAGCCTTTGATAAAGTAGCACGGACCTTAGAGCTTCCTTACCCAGGGGGGCCGCAGATTGATAAATTGGCACAGCAGGGTAGTACTTCAATCGATTTTCCGAGGGCATGGTTAGAGGAAGGGTCATTAAACTTCAGCTTTAGCGGACTGAAATCGGCTGTTCTTAACTACTTAAACCAATCCAAGCAGAAAGGCATAACAATTGCTCCTGCTGACGTAGCTGCTAGCTTCCAGGCCGCAGTAGTAGATGTTTTAGTTGGAAAGACTAAGCTCGCCATGGAGCATACAGGCATGAACAAGTTGATTGTTGCTGGCGGTGTAGCGGCAAACTCTGGGCTGCGCCAAGCCCTGCAGGAAACAGCTAAGGAACAGGACTGGCAATTACATATACCACCAATCCTATACTGTACAGACAATGCTGCGATGATAGCAGCAGCAGCCTATCCTTTATACCTAAAAGATGATTTTGCTGATATGAGCTTAAATGCGACAGCGTACTTACCTTTATAGATAAGTACGCTGTTTTTCTAGCTCTAGT
Encoded here:
- the tsaD gene encoding tRNA (adenosine(37)-N6)-threonylcarbamoyltransferase complex transferase subunit TsaD, with the translated sequence MSNKSIANKQHNSVTILGIETSCDETSAAVVVNGTEELSNVISSQIEIHRRYGGVVPEVASRRHIENILYVIDEALEKAGKALDDIDAIAVTRGPGLVGALLVGVSAAKAIAFAKNKPLIGVHHIAGHIYANQLITEVQPPYLSLIVSGGHTELVLVKADGQYEILGQTLDDAVGEAFDKVARTLELPYPGGPQIDKLAQQGSTSIDFPRAWLEEGSLNFSFSGLKSAVLNYLNQSKQKGITIAPADVAASFQAAVVDVLVGKTKLAMEHTGMNKLIVAGGVAANSGLRQALQETAKEQDWQLHIPPILYCTDNAAMIAAAAYPLYLKDDFADMSLNATAYLPL